Proteins encoded in a region of the Psychromicrobium lacuslunae genome:
- a CDS encoding LacI family DNA-binding transcriptional regulator, with translation MQKKTRPNIGDIAARAGVSKGAVSFALNDRPGVSEQTRARILQVANELNWRPHSAARALSGSKADVVGLVLARPARTLGVEPFFSRLISGLQAGLSAQGMALQMRIVEDTAAEIEVYRQWWNEHRVDAVILVDLQEDDQRIAELEELGLPAVVIGGPAPHGSVSSVWADDSEAMISIVEYLAALGHRRIGHVSGMPNFVHTKRRVEALASSADRLGLESVESLYTDFSDSQGAATTRRLLAREVRPTAVIYDSDVMALAGLGVAMEMNIEVPRKLSIVAFDDSPLTQLTHPAMTALSRDTFRYGEQAAAVLIRLLSDPESQIDQRTQTPSLTVRASTAPPSEAVSS, from the coding sequence ATGCAGAAAAAGACTCGGCCAAACATTGGTGATATTGCAGCTCGAGCGGGTGTATCCAAGGGGGCTGTCTCCTTTGCGCTCAATGATCGCCCGGGCGTGAGCGAACAGACCAGGGCTCGTATTCTCCAAGTAGCCAATGAGTTGAATTGGCGCCCGCACAGCGCGGCCCGGGCGCTCAGCGGTTCAAAGGCCGATGTGGTCGGTTTAGTACTAGCCCGGCCGGCCCGAACCCTCGGTGTAGAGCCATTCTTCTCGCGGCTGATTTCAGGTCTGCAAGCGGGGCTTTCCGCCCAGGGGATGGCACTGCAGATGCGCATTGTTGAGGACACCGCCGCCGAGATTGAGGTCTACCGGCAATGGTGGAACGAGCATCGAGTCGACGCCGTCATCCTGGTCGATCTGCAAGAGGACGACCAGCGAATTGCTGAGCTCGAAGAACTCGGCTTGCCAGCTGTGGTGATCGGCGGTCCGGCACCGCACGGCAGCGTGTCGAGTGTCTGGGCTGACGATAGCGAGGCGATGATCAGCATTGTTGAATACCTCGCCGCGTTGGGGCACCGCCGGATTGGCCATGTCAGTGGGATGCCGAATTTTGTACACACCAAGCGCCGAGTGGAGGCGTTGGCATCCTCCGCGGACCGGCTTGGCCTTGAGTCGGTGGAATCGCTCTATACCGACTTCAGCGATAGCCAGGGTGCAGCCACCACCAGACGCTTATTGGCTCGAGAGGTGCGGCCAACCGCAGTCATCTATGATTCCGACGTGATGGCGCTGGCCGGTCTCGGAGTGGCGATGGAGATGAATATCGAGGTGCCACGGAAGCTTTCAATCGTCGCCTTTGATGATTCACCGCTGACCCAATTGACTCACCCGGCGATGACAGCGCTAAGTCGCGACACCTTCCGCTACGGCGAGCAGGCGGCCGCGGTGCTGATCCGATTGCTCAGCGACCCGGAGAGCCAGATCGATCAGCGGACGCAAACCCCGAGCTTGACGGTTAGAGCCAGTACCGCACCGCCAAGTGAGGCGGTTTCGAGCTAG
- a CDS encoding carbohydrate ABC transporter permease — MSTTPISQSADALPQLEAASKGGKRRRNRGFNSTSPRELVIRYVLLLLVLAISIGPFLWQLSTALKSPSEDIYGASSGLIPQNPTGDNFGRVNDAIPVLKYIGNSVIVAALVVFGNIIGCTMAGFALARLKFRGRNLVIGLILATMVLPGEATIIAQYVTVKQLGFADTLLGVALPGMLGMINVLLMWNAFRGIPEEIDQAAIVDGANVWQRIRYIGFPAVKGSLAIVVIFAFIGAWDDFLWPLIVLTTPDNFTLTIGLQYLKGTFSNDPRLIAAGAMIAFIPIAIVFIAVQRWFFRGVGEGAVKG, encoded by the coding sequence ATGTCGACCACGCCTATATCCCAATCCGCCGACGCTCTGCCCCAGCTAGAGGCCGCGAGCAAGGGCGGCAAACGACGCCGCAACCGGGGCTTCAATAGCACCTCACCCCGAGAATTAGTGATCCGCTACGTCTTACTTTTGCTCGTCTTGGCAATCAGCATCGGCCCGTTTCTCTGGCAGCTCTCCACCGCGCTCAAGTCACCATCTGAAGACATCTATGGCGCCAGCAGCGGACTGATTCCGCAAAACCCGACCGGGGATAACTTCGGCCGGGTCAACGACGCCATTCCGGTGCTGAAATACATCGGGAATTCAGTCATCGTCGCGGCCCTCGTGGTATTCGGTAATATCATCGGCTGCACAATGGCCGGATTCGCGCTCGCCCGACTGAAATTCCGCGGTCGCAATCTGGTCATCGGCCTGATCCTGGCCACCATGGTGCTACCCGGTGAGGCGACCATCATTGCGCAATACGTGACGGTCAAGCAGCTTGGCTTCGCTGACACGCTACTTGGTGTCGCGCTGCCGGGCATGCTCGGCATGATCAATGTGCTGCTGATGTGGAACGCTTTCCGAGGCATCCCAGAGGAAATCGATCAAGCCGCCATTGTGGACGGCGCAAATGTCTGGCAACGCATCCGCTACATTGGATTCCCGGCCGTCAAGGGCAGCCTGGCTATTGTGGTGATCTTCGCCTTCATCGGTGCCTGGGATGATTTCCTTTGGCCGCTCATCGTGTTGACTACGCCGGATAACTTCACTTTGACCATCGGCCTGCAGTACCTCAAGGGCACCTTCAGCAATGACCCTCGATTGATCGCCGCCGGAGCGATGATCGCCTTTATCCCGATTGCCATTGTCTTCATCGCCGTGCAGCGCTGGTTCTTCCGCGGTGTCGGCGAAGGAGCCGTCAAAGGTTAG
- a CDS encoding ABC transporter substrate-binding protein has translation MRKLIPAAAAVAVAALALTACSGGGGTSEPAATGEIKGEITLQTWSLTPKFQPYLDKVIKGFEAKYPGTKVKLLDQPGDGYSDKIVSQASTDSLPDVVNIPPDYGVALAKSGALLDISSVQKDLDKTYVAGALDAFKYRGLDGVYGLPWYLNTDISYWNATQMTAAGLDPKKLPTTVDEQIAQAKIMHDASGGKNFLMSSKPAVGDFARAGVPILNEDGTKTAFSTDAAVQLLQKYVDAYKAGYYPSSVLNDDYLGNSQLFTKGQVAFSTGGGPAYKDFVRDNPSLAKSIVMGPALNDQPPLYVQGLAIAKKSKNQATALAFANWILNPENQLEFANLTNTFPSTTASASDPSLSKSDGTPAGDAKVLAFNSLQKAKVLSPIEFNDAMNKILNQQVSLAMKGDVPAKKALDDAASQIDKLLANQ, from the coding sequence ATGCGCAAACTCATTCCTGCTGCCGCAGCTGTTGCTGTCGCAGCGCTCGCACTAACAGCCTGCTCCGGGGGCGGCGGAACTTCCGAGCCGGCCGCAACGGGTGAAATCAAGGGCGAGATCACCCTGCAGACCTGGTCACTCACGCCCAAGTTTCAGCCTTACTTGGATAAAGTAATCAAGGGCTTTGAAGCCAAATATCCGGGCACTAAGGTCAAGCTGCTGGATCAGCCGGGCGACGGCTACTCGGACAAGATTGTCTCCCAGGCCAGCACTGACTCACTTCCCGATGTGGTCAATATTCCACCGGACTACGGGGTGGCGCTGGCTAAATCGGGGGCTCTGTTGGATATCTCAAGCGTGCAGAAAGACCTGGACAAGACCTACGTCGCCGGTGCCCTGGACGCCTTCAAATACCGCGGCCTGGACGGCGTCTACGGCCTCCCCTGGTACCTGAATACCGATATCAGCTACTGGAATGCTACTCAGATGACCGCTGCGGGTCTGGACCCGAAGAAGCTGCCGACAACTGTGGACGAGCAGATCGCTCAGGCCAAGATCATGCACGACGCTTCCGGCGGCAAAAACTTCCTGATGAGTTCCAAGCCCGCGGTGGGTGACTTCGCTCGAGCCGGGGTACCGATCTTGAACGAAGACGGTACCAAGACTGCCTTCAGCACCGATGCAGCGGTTCAGTTGCTGCAAAAGTATGTGGACGCTTATAAGGCGGGCTACTACCCCTCCTCGGTGCTCAATGACGACTACCTGGGCAACTCCCAGCTATTCACCAAGGGCCAAGTAGCCTTCAGCACCGGCGGTGGCCCGGCTTATAAGGACTTCGTTCGGGACAATCCCAGCCTGGCCAAGAGCATTGTGATGGGTCCAGCGCTCAATGACCAGCCGCCGCTTTATGTGCAGGGCCTGGCGATTGCTAAGAAGAGCAAAAACCAAGCCACCGCGTTGGCCTTCGCCAATTGGATTCTCAACCCGGAGAATCAGCTCGAGTTCGCCAACCTGACGAACACTTTCCCGAGCACCACGGCATCGGCCAGCGATCCTTCGTTGAGCAAGAGCGATGGTACTCCAGCTGGCGATGCCAAGGTGCTGGCGTTCAACTCATTGCAGAAGGCCAAGGTGCTCTCCCCGATCGAGTTCAACGATGCCATGAATAAGATCCTGAACCAGCAGGTATCCCTCGCCATGAAGGGCGATGTGCCAGCGAAGAAAGCTCTTGACGACGCGGCCTCGCAGATCGACAAACTGCTAGCAAATCAATAG
- a CDS encoding carbohydrate ABC transporter permease: MRSHRWFTPWLLVAPALLWLGAFSFWPAINTVRMSFTNAKPLGGTEQWVGLRNYTNLFSDPQVANALLNSVVYMAVCLPLLTLLPLGIAVLVEKKIPGITFFRTSFYLPVIASAVVVALLWNLVLDEGGVVNNIVQSLKWVQGPIPFLTDRWLVVFSSISLTVWKGLGYYMVIYIAALGNVSKDLHEAAAIDGAGAWRRFWSVTVPGVRGAMILVAIMICVSALRIFTEPYFLTGTTGGPGGFASSFVMIIQQYARGLLGNLGYASALSVVLFFICLIPMLILARQNRKES, from the coding sequence ATGCGTTCACACCGTTGGTTCACCCCCTGGCTGCTAGTGGCACCCGCGCTACTGTGGCTTGGCGCTTTTAGTTTTTGGCCAGCCATCAACACCGTTCGAATGTCGTTCACCAATGCCAAGCCATTAGGCGGCACCGAACAGTGGGTGGGGTTGCGAAACTACACGAACCTCTTTAGTGATCCGCAGGTGGCTAATGCGCTGCTGAACTCGGTGGTCTATATGGCGGTCTGTCTGCCGCTGTTGACCTTATTGCCGCTCGGTATCGCAGTCCTGGTGGAGAAGAAGATTCCCGGCATCACTTTCTTCCGGACTTCCTTTTATTTGCCGGTGATCGCCAGTGCAGTAGTGGTGGCGCTGCTGTGGAACCTGGTACTAGACGAGGGCGGCGTAGTAAACAACATCGTTCAGTCGCTCAAGTGGGTCCAAGGCCCTATCCCGTTCCTCACAGATCGCTGGCTAGTGGTATTCAGTTCAATTAGCCTGACGGTCTGGAAGGGCCTCGGCTACTACATGGTGATCTACATTGCCGCTCTCGGTAATGTCTCCAAAGACCTGCATGAAGCGGCCGCCATTGACGGCGCAGGTGCCTGGCGTCGGTTTTGGTCGGTGACGGTTCCCGGCGTGCGCGGCGCAATGATCCTGGTCGCGATTATGATCTGCGTTTCAGCACTGCGCATCTTCACCGAGCCTTATTTCCTGACCGGAACCACCGGCGGCCCGGGCGGCTTCGCCTCCAGCTTCGTGATGATCATCCAGCAATACGCCCGTGGTCTGCTGGGCAATCTCGGCTATGCCTCGGCGCTTTCAGTGGTGCTGTTCTTTATTTGCTTGATCCCGATGCTCATTCTGGCCCGGCAGAATCGGAAGGAGAGCTAA
- the rplL gene encoding 50S ribosomal protein L7/L12 — MAKLTNDELIEAFKELTIIELSEFVKQFEETFEVTAAAVAVAGPAAGGGDAAAEEEKDSFDVILESAGDKKIAVIKEVRALTSLGLKEAKDLVDGAPKPILEGANKEAAEKAKAQLEEAGATVTLK; from the coding sequence ATGGCTAAGCTCACCAACGACGAGCTCATTGAAGCTTTCAAGGAATTGACCATCATCGAACTCTCCGAGTTCGTTAAGCAGTTCGAGGAGACCTTCGAGGTCACCGCTGCTGCTGTTGCAGTTGCCGGCCCCGCCGCCGGTGGCGGCGACGCTGCTGCTGAGGAAGAGAAGGATTCCTTCGACGTTATCCTCGAGTCGGCTGGCGACAAGAAGATTGCTGTTATCAAGGAGGTGCGCGCGCTGACCTCCTTGGGCCTGAAGGAAGCCAAGGACCTGGTCGACGGTGCACCGAAGCCGATCCTCGAAGGTGCCAACAAGGAAGCCGCCGAGAAGGCCAAGGCTCAGCTCGAAGAAGCTGGCGCTACCGTTACCCTCAAGTAA
- a CDS encoding endo-beta-N-acetylglucosaminidase, translating to MARKKPTAAAVQGENEQGPSGLSRAMFIRYGALGAAAVAAGPAILGGTASSAFAADVPQPKDPNAPGAVLPSNRSGGIPAGPSSYGFLAADITSWTPSQDPKAKHFVCHIPRATRIAPFAATQAHPTLNAATQLLAIDGDYRGSIYDERARAIGDEAYVYSFRYWQYLDIFSSWHGQLTPNVPNATVVDRDASGRTYGVLEIPNAGWTEAAHKNGALSISCWFWPRDSAVFADFVKKNPDGSYPVADKMIEIRKYFGFDGYFLNQEASVSSANATAFKAMMQYLKAKDPQCYLQYYDAMLESGSLSYQNMINANNVGWLGTPQQPLMDSIFMNYGWLRGWGTTGTGGPDPTLTKSAKTVTDKGFDAKKVAFGTTEFQQGIFNPSEIFGDLASPTKNPPVSWGMFVPSEFWNKGCSDGTTRTVYGRSLYRGLEQKFWSGPKGDPSLSGRISQPTSPYRQNVWNTDGFDGVAHSIVEKSPYSALPIYTNFTIGVGSYFNLNGVSASSAGWNNAGIADPVLSWQYWTENTGTTKSSITLDETVAWEGSHSLKVQSTAGSTPQFTTHLFKTDLTVATGSTASIKVKSSGTLPAISLVLTPKATPSTPVTIPLVVSGSAVNGWTTLSAPLGTISGPVARISLKFSGSSAINLNLGQVRLSASSSAPAAPSGFTVSSASTVTGGASAFLDWTKAADGYAYDVFGVNGTTRTWLGRCHRDCFFVAKTAISTGQKLSFELVAIAKDGSRSTAATASYQL from the coding sequence ATGGCTAGGAAAAAACCCACCGCCGCAGCGGTTCAGGGTGAGAACGAGCAAGGCCCCTCCGGCCTCAGCCGGGCAATGTTCATCCGCTATGGCGCATTGGGAGCGGCCGCGGTCGCTGCTGGCCCAGCTATCCTCGGTGGCACAGCGTCAAGCGCTTTCGCCGCTGACGTACCGCAGCCCAAGGATCCGAATGCCCCGGGGGCGGTGTTGCCCTCAAATCGCAGTGGCGGCATCCCCGCGGGCCCATCCAGCTACGGGTTTCTGGCCGCCGACATCACTAGTTGGACGCCCTCGCAGGATCCGAAGGCCAAACACTTTGTCTGCCATATCCCCCGCGCCACTCGGATTGCGCCCTTTGCGGCAACCCAGGCGCACCCGACACTGAACGCCGCAACCCAATTACTCGCCATTGACGGCGACTACCGTGGCAGCATTTACGACGAACGGGCCCGGGCGATTGGCGACGAAGCTTACGTTTACAGCTTCCGCTACTGGCAGTACTTGGATATCTTCTCCAGCTGGCATGGCCAGCTCACCCCCAATGTTCCCAATGCCACCGTGGTTGATCGGGATGCTAGCGGGCGCACCTATGGCGTGCTAGAGATTCCTAATGCCGGTTGGACTGAGGCGGCGCATAAGAACGGTGCACTGTCGATTAGCTGCTGGTTCTGGCCCCGGGACTCTGCGGTCTTTGCCGATTTCGTGAAAAAGAACCCCGATGGCAGCTATCCGGTGGCCGATAAGATGATCGAAATCCGCAAGTACTTCGGTTTCGATGGCTATTTCCTGAACCAGGAAGCTTCCGTCTCTTCGGCGAATGCTACGGCCTTCAAGGCGATGATGCAGTACCTCAAGGCCAAAGATCCACAGTGCTACCTGCAGTACTACGATGCCATGTTAGAAAGCGGCAGCCTGTCGTACCAGAACATGATCAACGCCAATAACGTTGGCTGGCTGGGCACCCCGCAGCAACCGCTGATGGACTCCATCTTCATGAACTATGGTTGGCTGCGCGGTTGGGGCACCACCGGCACTGGTGGCCCGGATCCAACCTTGACCAAGAGCGCCAAAACCGTCACCGACAAGGGTTTCGACGCCAAGAAGGTGGCTTTCGGCACCACCGAGTTCCAGCAGGGCATCTTCAACCCCTCGGAGATCTTCGGCGACCTCGCCTCCCCCACCAAGAACCCGCCGGTGAGTTGGGGCATGTTCGTGCCGAGCGAATTCTGGAATAAGGGTTGCTCTGACGGCACCACTCGTACCGTCTATGGACGCTCGCTGTACCGAGGTTTGGAACAGAAGTTCTGGTCCGGGCCGAAGGGCGATCCCTCACTGAGTGGCCGGATTTCCCAGCCCACCTCCCCCTACCGGCAGAATGTCTGGAACACCGACGGTTTCGACGGCGTTGCGCATTCCATCGTGGAGAAGTCACCGTATTCGGCGCTGCCGATCTACACCAACTTCACCATTGGCGTTGGCTCCTACTTCAACCTGAACGGCGTCTCGGCGTCGTCAGCGGGTTGGAACAATGCCGGCATCGCCGATCCGGTGCTCAGCTGGCAGTATTGGACCGAGAACACCGGCACTACCAAGAGCTCCATCACCCTGGATGAAACGGTGGCTTGGGAAGGCTCTCACTCGCTCAAGGTGCAAAGCACTGCGGGCAGCACGCCGCAGTTCACCACTCACCTCTTCAAGACCGATCTGACCGTGGCCACTGGCTCGACGGCGAGCATCAAGGTGAAGAGTAGCGGCACCCTACCAGCCATTTCCCTGGTGCTAACGCCGAAAGCGACGCCGAGTACACCCGTGACTATTCCGCTGGTAGTTAGCGGCTCGGCGGTCAATGGTTGGACAACGCTCAGTGCGCCATTGGGCACGATCAGCGGGCCAGTTGCGCGGATCAGCTTGAAGTTCTCCGGGAGCAGCGCCATTAACCTGAACCTGGGCCAGGTGAGGCTTTCTGCCAGCTCCAGCGCCCCGGCAGCACCGAGCGGTTTCACCGTCTCCTCGGCTAGCACGGTGACCGGTGGCGCCAGCGCCTTCCTGGACTGGACCAAGGCGGCAGACGGTTACGCCTATGACGTGTTCGGAGTGAACGGTACGACTCGGACCTGGCTGGGTCGCTGTCATCGGGACTGCTTCTTTGTCGCCAAGACGGCAATATCTACTGGTCAGAAGCTCAGCTTTGAACTGGTGGCAATAGCCAAGGACGGCAGTCGCTCAACCGCTGCCACCGCGAGCTACCAGCTCTAA